The Globicephala melas chromosome X, mGloMel1.2, whole genome shotgun sequence genome window below encodes:
- the LOC115848256 gene encoding putative P2Y purinoceptor 10 yields MGSNSTSNAENHCNVTNLTFQYSLYATTYILIFIPGLLANSAALWVLCRFISKKNKAIIFMINLSVADLAHVLSLPLRIYYYISHHWPFQRALCLLCFYLKYLNMYASICFLTCISLQRCFFLLKPFRARDWKRRYDVGISAAVWVIVGTACLPFPIMRSTDLANNTESCFADLGYRKMNAMALVGMITAAELAGFVIPVVIIAWCTWKTTISLRQPPVAFQGISERQKALRMVYMCAAVFFICFTPYHINFIFYTMVKETIISSCPIVQSSLYFHPFCLCLASLCCLLDPILYYFMASEFRDQLSRHGSSVTRSHLMSRESGSSMIG; encoded by the coding sequence ATGGGCAGCAACAGTACCAGCAATGCTGAGAATCACTGCAATGTCACTAATTTGACATTTCAATACTCCCTCTATGCCACCACCTACATCCTCATATTCATCCCTGGTCTACTGGCCAACAGTGCAGCCTTGTGGGTTCTGTGCCGCTtcatcagcaagaaaaataaagccatcatTTTCATGATCAACCTCTCTGTGGCTGACCTTGCTCATGTGCTGTCCTTACCCCTCCGGATTTACTATTACATCAGCCACCACTGGCCTTTCCAGAGGGCCCTTTGCCTGCTGTGCTTCTACCTAAAGTATCTCAACATGTATGCCAGCATTTGTTTCCTGACATGCATCAGCCTTCAGAGGTGCTTCTTTCTCCTCAAGCCTTTCAGGGCCAGAGACTGGAAGCGTAGGTATGATGTGGGCATCAGTGCTGCCGTCTGGGTCATCGTGGGGACTGCCTGTTTGCCATTTCCCATCATGAGAAGCACAGACTTAGCCAACAACACTGAGTCCTGCTTTGCTGATCTTGGTTACAGGAAAATGAATGCAATGGCTTTGGTTGGGATGATTACAGCTGCTGAGCTGGCAGGATTTGTGATCCCAGTAGTCATCATTGCATGGTGTACCTGGAAAACCACTATATCCTTGCGACAACCACCAGTGGCTTTCCAGGGAATCAGTGAGAGGCAGAAAGCACTGCGGATGGTTTACATGTGTGCTGCAGTCTTCTTCATCTGTTTCACTCCCTAtcatattaactttattttttacaccatggtaaaggaaaccatcattaGCAGTTGTCCCATTGTCCAAAGCTCACTGTATTTCCACCCTTTTTGTCTATGCCTTGCAAGTCTTTGCTGCCTTTTGGATCCAATTCTCTACTACTTCATGGCCTCAGAGTTTCGTGACCAACTATCCCGCCATGGCAGCTCCGTGACTCGTTCCCACCTAATGAGCAGGGAGAGTGGTTCATCAATgattggttaa